The proteins below are encoded in one region of Mycobacterium shinjukuense:
- a CDS encoding NADH-quinone oxidoreductase subunit B family protein has protein sequence MSPTTLAVWKFASCDGCQLTLLDCEDELLTIAEQVRIAMFAEASSAMVGGPYDVSLVEGSITTRRDELRIREIREQSKVLVTIGACATAGGVQALRNFADVAEFTSVVYANPEYIDTLATSTPASAHVKVDYQLQGCPIDRGQLLDTLAALLIGRKPRLPAKTVCTECKMRGVTCVLVADGTPCLGPVTHAGCGALCPRHRRGCYGCFGPSAAPHMATLIPLLRRDGMSDDDVERVFSTFNVARFAAERSTP, from the coding sequence ATGAGCCCAACCACGTTGGCCGTGTGGAAGTTCGCCTCCTGCGACGGTTGCCAACTGACGCTGCTGGACTGCGAGGACGAGCTGCTGACGATCGCCGAACAAGTACGGATCGCCATGTTCGCCGAGGCTTCCAGCGCCATGGTCGGCGGGCCCTATGACGTGTCGCTGGTCGAGGGGTCGATCACCACCCGGCGCGACGAGCTGCGCATCCGCGAGATCCGGGAGCAGTCGAAGGTGTTGGTCACCATCGGTGCGTGTGCGACGGCCGGGGGAGTGCAGGCCCTGCGCAACTTCGCCGACGTCGCCGAGTTCACCTCGGTGGTTTACGCCAACCCCGAATACATCGACACGCTGGCCACCTCCACGCCGGCGTCGGCGCACGTCAAGGTCGACTACCAGCTGCAGGGCTGTCCCATCGACCGCGGGCAGTTGCTGGACACCCTGGCGGCGTTGCTGATCGGACGCAAACCGCGGCTGCCGGCCAAGACGGTGTGCACCGAGTGCAAAATGCGTGGCGTGACGTGCGTTCTGGTGGCCGACGGCACCCCCTGTCTGGGCCCGGTCACCCACGCCGGCTGCGGCGCGCTGTGCCCGCGGCATCGGCGCGGTTGTTACGGCTGCTTCGGCCCGTCCGCGGCGCCGCACATGGCGACCCTGATTCCGTTGTTGCGCCGCGACGGCATGTCCGATGACGATGTCGAGCGGGTGTTCTCCACATTCAACGTCGCCCGCTTCGCCGCCGAGCGGAGCACCCCGTGA
- a CDS encoding Ni/Fe hydrogenase subunit alpha, with the protein MTPSTRTLHVGTLTRVEGEGALHVTLKDGVLERVELNIYEPPRFFEAFLRGRAHTEPPDLTARVCGICPVAYQVSACNAIENACGVEVDADLVALRRLLYCGEWVHSHVLHIYLLHAPDFLGYPDAIALARDQRDTVERGLALKKAGTRLMEFIGGRAIHPVNLRLGGFYSVPTRSEFQPIAEQLRRALDDAVATVDWVSGFEFPDLELEHEFLALTAADRYPIENGAVARSAGPSFPVAEFTDHVIESQVPHSTGLHATLDGGRYLTGPLARYSLNSSALTPIAAQAAARAGLSAQCRNPFRSIIVRAVEVVYAIEEALRLIDDYQRPARPFVEVPPRPGVGHGVSEAPRGLLYHRYRIDTDGLVSAATIIPPTSQNQAAIEADLAGAVSDNLELDDAALTTLCERVIRNYDPCISCSAHFLTLTVQRG; encoded by the coding sequence GTGACCCCGTCCACCCGCACGCTGCACGTCGGCACCCTGACCCGGGTGGAAGGCGAAGGGGCGCTGCACGTCACGCTCAAGGACGGGGTGCTGGAACGCGTCGAGCTCAACATCTACGAGCCGCCACGGTTTTTCGAAGCGTTCCTGCGGGGACGTGCCCACACCGAGCCGCCGGACCTGACGGCTCGGGTCTGCGGAATCTGCCCGGTCGCCTACCAGGTCAGCGCCTGCAATGCGATCGAAAACGCCTGCGGCGTCGAGGTGGACGCTGACCTGGTGGCGTTGCGGCGGTTGCTGTACTGCGGCGAATGGGTCCACAGCCATGTGCTGCACATCTACCTGTTGCACGCGCCGGACTTCCTGGGCTACCCCGATGCGATCGCGTTGGCCCGAGACCAGCGTGACACCGTCGAACGCGGGCTGGCGCTGAAGAAGGCGGGCACCCGGCTGATGGAGTTCATCGGCGGGCGGGCGATCCACCCGGTCAACCTGCGGTTGGGCGGATTCTATTCGGTGCCAACCCGTTCCGAGTTTCAGCCGATCGCCGAGCAGCTGCGCCGGGCGCTGGACGACGCGGTGGCCACGGTCGACTGGGTGTCCGGGTTCGAGTTTCCCGATTTGGAGCTCGAGCACGAGTTTTTGGCACTTACGGCGGCGGATCGGTACCCGATCGAGAATGGCGCCGTCGCGCGCAGCGCCGGCCCGTCGTTTCCGGTCGCCGAATTCACCGACCACGTGATCGAGTCGCAGGTGCCCCATTCCACGGGCCTGCACGCCACCCTCGACGGCGGCCGGTACCTGACCGGGCCGCTGGCGCGGTATTCGCTGAACTCGTCGGCGCTCACACCGATCGCCGCCCAGGCCGCCGCCCGGGCCGGGCTGTCGGCACAATGCCGTAATCCCTTCCGCAGCATCATCGTCCGCGCTGTCGAAGTGGTGTATGCGATCGAGGAGGCGCTGCGGCTCATCGATGACTACCAGCGGCCCGCGCGCCCGTTCGTCGAGGTGCCGCCGCGGCCCGGCGTGGGACACGGTGTCAGCGAGGCGCCCCGGGGTCTGCTGTATCACCGCTACCGGATCGACACCGACGGGTTGGTTTCGGCGGCCACGATCATCCCGCCCACCTCGCAGAACCAGGCGGCCATCGAAGCCGACCTGGCCGGCGCGGTCTCGGACAACCTGGAGCTCGACGACGCCGCGCTGACCACGTTGTGCGAGCGGGTGATTCGCAACTACGACCCCTGCATCTCCTGCTCCGCGCACTTCCTGACGCTGACGGTGCAGCGCGGGTGA
- a CDS encoding 4Fe-4S dicluster domain-containing protein — protein sequence MSGDATALLDTAGLHRLVELLIEQGYRVIGPTLRDDAIVLAELESAHDLPRGWGVDVGPGHYRVRRRGDDAAFGHSAGPQSWKQFLHPPRQRLWAGTRDGVGDSEPDAEAPRYAFLGVRGCDLAAIATLDRVLGRGEYPDHSFVGRRRRLFVVAVNCTEPGGLCFCASMGTGPAVGPGYDLALTERLDGRQAPSYLVDVGTPEGAEVLAALPHRAAGGDDVRGARCQVEAAAQHMGRRMPRADLRDLLIRSRESPQWDEVASRCLTCGNCTMVCPTCFCTSTEDVSDLTGEHAERWRQWASCFEFDFTYIHGAGSVRRSGASRYRHWLTHKLGTWHDQFGMSGCVGCGRCIAWCPTGIDITEEMNKMAGDG from the coding sequence ATGAGCGGCGACGCCACCGCGTTGTTGGACACGGCCGGGCTGCACCGACTGGTCGAGCTGCTGATCGAGCAGGGCTATCGGGTGATCGGTCCGACGCTGCGCGATGACGCGATCGTGCTCGCCGAGCTCGAGTCCGCGCACGACCTTCCGCGTGGGTGGGGCGTTGACGTGGGTCCGGGGCACTACCGGGTCCGTCGTCGAGGCGACGATGCGGCGTTCGGTCATTCGGCCGGGCCGCAGTCGTGGAAACAGTTCCTGCATCCTCCGCGGCAGCGGCTGTGGGCCGGCACTCGGGACGGGGTCGGCGATTCCGAGCCCGACGCCGAAGCGCCGCGGTACGCCTTCCTCGGGGTGCGTGGCTGCGACCTGGCCGCGATCGCGACCCTGGACCGGGTGCTGGGCCGTGGCGAATACCCGGACCACTCGTTTGTCGGCCGTCGACGACGGCTCTTCGTGGTCGCGGTGAACTGCACGGAACCGGGTGGGCTGTGCTTCTGTGCGTCGATGGGCACCGGACCGGCGGTCGGGCCGGGCTATGACCTTGCGCTCACCGAACGCCTGGACGGCCGCCAGGCCCCGAGCTACCTGGTCGACGTCGGTACCCCGGAAGGCGCCGAGGTGCTGGCCGCACTACCGCATCGGGCGGCCGGCGGTGACGACGTTCGTGGTGCGCGCTGCCAAGTCGAAGCCGCGGCGCAGCACATGGGCCGCCGGATGCCGCGGGCGGATCTGCGGGATCTGTTGATCAGGTCGCGGGAGTCGCCGCAGTGGGACGAGGTGGCCAGTCGCTGCCTGACCTGTGGCAACTGCACCATGGTGTGCCCCACCTGCTTTTGCACCAGCACCGAGGACGTCAGCGACCTCACCGGCGAGCACGCCGAGCGTTGGCGCCAGTGGGCGTCGTGTTTCGAGTTCGACTTCACCTACATCCACGGCGCCGGCAGCGTCCGCCGGTCCGGCGCATCGCGTTACCGGCATTGGTTGACCCACAAATTGGGTACCTGGCATGACCAGTTCGGCATGTCGGGCTGCGTGGGCTGCGGACGGTGCATCGCCTGGTGCCCCACCGGCATCGACATCACCGAGGAGATGAACAAGATGGCCGGCGATGGCTGA
- a CDS encoding FAD/NAD(P)-binding protein: MADGATGVSAMAPVPYRVRSRVVESPDSATLCLEPVGEALRSPEPGEFMMLYAFGVGEAAISISGDPTVTDGSITHTIRAVGAVSRALHDAQPGTVVGVRGPFGTAWGLAEATGRDLVMVAGGVGLCPLRPAVLGALASRARYGTVMLIVGARSRSDFVFAAQLDTWASDPQIELHRIVDAPTPGWGGDVGLVTDPLRRLTLHPERTTAFLCGPEPMLRSGAEALMAKGVAAHDIRVSLERNMQCGVGWCGHCQLGPLLLCRDGPVVGYDIAGPLLRVKEL; the protein is encoded by the coding sequence ATGGCTGACGGGGCGACCGGCGTCTCGGCCATGGCGCCCGTGCCGTACCGGGTGCGCAGTCGCGTTGTGGAGAGCCCGGATTCGGCGACGTTGTGCCTGGAGCCGGTCGGTGAGGCACTGCGGTCGCCGGAGCCGGGCGAGTTCATGATGCTCTACGCGTTCGGGGTCGGCGAGGCGGCGATCTCGATCAGCGGCGACCCGACCGTCACCGACGGCTCGATCACCCACACCATCCGCGCGGTCGGAGCGGTCAGCCGTGCCCTGCACGACGCTCAGCCGGGCACCGTCGTCGGGGTGCGGGGGCCGTTCGGCACCGCCTGGGGGCTGGCCGAGGCCACCGGCCGGGATTTGGTGATGGTCGCCGGCGGCGTGGGGCTGTGCCCGCTGCGTCCGGCGGTGCTGGGTGCGTTGGCGAGCCGGGCGCGCTACGGCACGGTGATGCTGATCGTGGGTGCCCGGTCACGCTCGGACTTCGTGTTCGCCGCCCAACTCGACACCTGGGCCAGCGACCCGCAGATCGAACTCCATCGGATCGTGGACGCCCCGACCCCGGGCTGGGGCGGTGACGTCGGGCTGGTCACCGACCCGCTGCGTCGGCTGACCTTGCACCCCGAGCGCACCACGGCGTTCCTGTGCGGCCCGGAGCCGATGCTGCGGTCAGGCGCCGAGGCGCTGATGGCCAAAGGCGTGGCAGCCCACGACATTCGGGTCTCACTGGAACGCAACATGCAATGCGGTGTGGGCTGGTGCGGTCACTGTCAGCTGGGACCATTGCTGCTGTGCCGCGACGGGCCCGTCGTCGGCTACGACATCGCCGGCCCGCTGCTGCGGGTGAAGGAGCTGTAG
- a CDS encoding hydrogenase maturation protease gives MNTVVVGLGNRYRRDDGVGVVAAEALNELALADVRVVTDIAEPVSLIEAWSGAGLAVVIDAAVVTRSTPGRVRRCDVSDVAACEGLSTHGIDIARTYALARALGRVPGALVVFTVDVADTGQGVGLTPHVAGAVLEVVRVVVDEIHRVHG, from the coding sequence GTGAACACCGTTGTGGTCGGCCTGGGCAATCGCTACCGGCGCGATGACGGGGTGGGCGTGGTCGCCGCCGAGGCGCTCAACGAATTGGCGCTGGCCGACGTTCGCGTGGTGACCGACATCGCGGAGCCGGTGAGCCTGATCGAGGCCTGGTCGGGCGCCGGGCTGGCGGTGGTGATCGACGCGGCGGTCGTGACCCGGTCAACGCCGGGCCGGGTGCGTCGCTGCGACGTGAGCGACGTGGCCGCATGCGAGGGGCTGAGCACACACGGCATCGACATCGCCCGGACCTACGCGTTAGCTCGGGCGCTTGGCCGGGTGCCCGGCGCGCTGGTGGTGTTCACCGTCGACGTGGCCGACACCGGCCAGGGCGTCGGCCTGACACCGCACGTGGCCGGTGCCGTGCTGGAAGTGGTCCGAGTGGTGGTGGACGAAATCCATCGCGTCCACGGGTAG